The genomic stretch TTCCAACGACCGCCATGCAGCCGCGCGCCTTCTCCGTCGAGCTTCGAGTACGCGGCTCTGGTGAGGCGCCAGAGAATCATCAGCTTACGATCCCATGCTCGATCCTGCCGAGAACCCTTTCTACGGCGCGAGTTCCCGCGTCAGTCCCCAGTAGGTCGACTGGCCGCTTTCCTTCCAGAGCGCGATTTTCCTTGTGCAGCCACCTGGACGCTCGGGACATGTCCCCGATCGCTTCCTCCGCACGTGCATAAACGCGGAGCACGCGCGCGAGCCGATCGGACTGTTCAGGGCTGAGCAGCTTCTCTTTCTGCTTCCGGTCGGCCAACGTACGGCGCGATACGACGAGTTCGTACATGACTCGGGGTTCAACCAATCCCGAGCTGATTACATCGTCGACAGCTCGTGTTGGATAGCCCGCGGCAACTTTACCCGCTAAACGTAATTCGCCGCTCAGAGCTTCAGCTTTCCGGGCCTGTCCTCCTACTTCCAATCGATACCACTTCTGGATTACGGAACCGGCTCTTTCCGGAACGAATCGCCGCGGCTCTGCCAGTTCCTTGACGGCCGACTCCTTACCGGCACGGGCTCCCCCGTGCTTCTCCGTCGGCACGGCCTTGGTAGCGGATCTGGTGGCTTTTCGGCCGGTGTCGCTCTTGGTCGCCATATTTCATCCCTGTGCAAGATTGCACACGTAATTTGGCAAATCCCGCACCGCAGTCAAGAGTTCCGACGGAGCCCGACGAGACGCGTCCATGCCGAAGTCCCCACCCGCCCGCTGCACTCCTGCCCTTGCGAGTGGAGGCCGGAGCGGTCCATGCCACAGAGTTGCGCGGCTCGGGACGGCTCGCCGGCGGGGTAGTCCAGCCCCCGCGCGGCCTCCAGGTACGCCGACGGCATCAGCAGCCGCTGGATGATGGAACGCAATCCGGCGCGGACCAGCATAGGGTAGATGCGCAGCAGCGGACGCAGCCACGCCCCGCCCTTCAGCCGCAGCAGGCCGCGCACGTGCCCGGGGGTCAGGATGGCCTGGAGCCGCAGCAGGAGATGATAGCGTGCCGGTCCAAGGTGCTTCCGGTACTGGGCATAGAGCGCTTCCGTGCCCTCGCCGTGTACCAGGTCGCGCCGCAGGTGAAGCTCGCGATCGAGCCTCCATTCGCCGTAGGTCCGGGGGAGGTCGGGGATGCCCAGGCCCGTGCCCACCCGCCGGAACACGTCGTAGAGCTCGCGCTGCTCGTCCGCGGTCAGCGGCCGCGCTAGCATCTCATGTGCTCGCTCGGAGTAGTCGATGAGCATGTAGAGCACGTCGCGGTGCGCCCAATCCGGGATGCGCTGACCCCGCTGGCCCTCGACCGCTGCGTGGACCGCCCGGATGCGATCGAGCGTGCGCGCGGCGGTCTGCGAGTCGGCGAACACGATGTGCTGCGCGTAGCCGGCCGTCGAGAACAGCCGGCCGATGGGATCCGCCGGCAGCTTTCCGGTGAAGAACAGCCAGTCGACCGCGCGGTTGAGCGCGAACTCCGCGGCGGAGCCGGCGAAGACCAGGAGAATCATGTCTCCATCGCCCCAGATCCTCCGCACGATCGAACCACGTTCGACGAAATCCACTGCCCTGCCCCGCTCGCTTGGGCGAAGGGAATCCGCCGAATCGAAAGCTCGTCCGCGGTGAACCGCCCGTGGCGCGACCTCAGCCCTCAATGTCCACCTCCTCCACGTTGTCGAACCGCTCCGTATCGATCAGCACCACGTAGGGGTCGATGCCGGCGTCGGACGGCTTCTTGGGCACCGTTACCGTAATCGTGTGCTGGCCGGAGCGGATGCGGTGCATGCGCAGGTACAGCGTTTCGCCGAACTCGGAGCCCTCCCCCTCCGTCGGCGCAAAGACACCGATGGGCACCCACTCGTCCATCGGCACCTCCGTCTCCACGCCCGTGGGCGCGACGGTCACCTTGCGCGCCTTTACGCGGATCGTCACCTGCCAGGCACCGGCCGCGGTCTTCCTGGCCGTCGCCCGCTCCGTCTCCAGCTCCCAGAAGGTGTTCGCCGCGAACAGGTCGTGCAGCAGGGGCCGCAGCGAGTCCGGCGTCACCGCCTGCAGCTCGCGGTACAGGTCCAGCGAGGTCGCGCCGCCCGAACGCGGGTTCTCCATCAGGCGCCGGAAGGCCAGGTCCACGCGCTCCCTGCCCATGTACTCGCTCATGGCGTACAGCGCGAACGGGCCCTTGCGGTACGCGGCGTACGGGTCCAGCGCCCGCACTAGCGGCTGCGACTGGCGGATGGGCGGAATGGGCGACGGCTGGCGGAAGAAGCGCAGAAGCCGCCGCAGGTGGTCACGCCCGTAGGTATCTTCGATGGCACCCATCGCGGCGTACCACGCGAAGCTTTCGGTAATGAGCGGCGCGCCCTCCGCAAAGGCGTACGCGACACCCCATTGGTGCGCCATCTCGTGCGCGACGACGGCGAACGGCATGTCCAGCCCCTGCGGGTCGTGCTCCGGGTTGTAGCGCGAGAACCCTTCCGTGAAGTCGATGGTCCCCGGCTCGGCGTGCGCGCCGATCCCCTGGCCGGGGTTCTCCACCAGCCGGATGATGCTGCCGTGCCGGTACGGCCCGTACGCGCGGGTGTTGTACGCCAGTGACGCGCGCACGCTGCGGAGCATGCGCTGCAGGTTGGCGGCGTGCGCGGGGTGATGGTACACCTGGATGGTGACCGGCTGCCCCGCGCCCGCCGGAGGGGTCCACCGCTCCTCGTGCACCGCGTACGCGGCGGAAAAGAAGGCGTACTCGCTGCCGATGGGGGTATCGGTCACGTAATGGAAGTAGCGGCGCCCCCGCTCCGTCCACGTGCGGCGCAGCGCCCCGGGGGCGACGGCGACCTGGCTTGCAGCCGTCCCGATGACCGCGTCCAGGGTGATGCGCTCGGGGCCGGCCGACTCCCGCTCGCCCGTGACGTCGCCGGCCTCGGCCAGCGTGGGGACCATGGGCCGCGCGGGGAGCCCCTGCGCCCTCCGTTCACTGGGCTTGAAGAGTTCGCGGCTCTTCTGGTAGCCGATGGCGGGAAGCCAGTCCTGGCCGCGGAAGTAGGTGCTGGCCTTGGTCACGGACAGCACCGGGTCTACGCCGCCGTTCCGGAAGCCGCGCTGCGCCACGCGCACCGTAAAGTCGAGGCGGAGCGAGTCGCCGGGCTGCAGCGGCTGCCGCAACGCGTAGATCCGGTGCCGGTGCTCCGCATCCACCAGCACACGCGCGGCGGGCCGGTCGAAGCTCACGTCCCCAGTCTCCACGCCGATGGGCGGCGCCACGTGGATGGATTCGATCGCGCCCGCGGTGTGGTTCACCAGGTGATAGGTGCCGCGGATGTCCGCCGCCCGCCGCCGGGGATGGATCTCCACGCGCAGGGTGACGCCCGCCAGGCGAGGCTGCGGAACGTCCGCGTACCGCCCGAAGCGCCGCTCGTACTCGGCGCGCAGTTCCGCGACACCGGCCGCGGTGCGGTACTGGTTGAGGACGTTGGTGTTGTAGAAGATGAACCCGCCCAGCCCCAGGATGAGCGCCGCGGCCAGCGCGGCGGCCCCTGCCGTTGGCCGCGTGAACCGGCCGCGCGCCAGGTGCAGGCGCGTGCGCAGCTTCTTCTCCAGCCCGCGCACCCAGAGCAGCCGCGCGGCGACAGCCAGCAGCAGCGCCCACGCGCCCCAGTACATCATGAACCACAGCCACGGCCCCAGCGACGCGCCAAAACCGCGCATGTCCGAGTACGACCAGCCGGGCACGGCGCCGTAGACCAGCAGGTTGTGCCCCACGCCCAGCCGGTCGGCGAAGATGATCAGCGCGTAGATGATGAGGGCCGCCATGTGGCCCAGGTACTTCTGGTTGATCATCCCCTGCACCGCCAGGGCGAGCAGGGCGAACAGCAGGTATTCGGGAAGCTGAAGGCCGAAGAGAACCTTCAGGTACAGGCCGACCTGGAACTCGTGGTAGCCCATGCTCACCTGAATGAGCATGCCGATGATCATCAGCACCAGCATCCACGCGGCGAGCAGCAGGCCCAGCGCCCCGAACTTGCCCAGGAACGGCACCCACTCCGGCACCGGCGCCGCATCGGTGATCTCTCCCAGCCCCGCCTCGCGCTCCCGCCAGACCAGCTCGCCGGCCCAGATCACCGTGAGCATGGGGATGACCAGCCACGGCGTCATGAAGCTGGTCAGCGGCGTCGCCAGGAACGTCAGGATGTAGCCGGTACGCGGCAGCAGCGGCGTGCCCATGTTCACCAGGTGCTCCGGCAGGATCATCACCGCCACTACCGCGATGGGGAGGGTGACGATCAGCCCGACCCGGCTCTTGGCGACGGACTTGAACGACGTCCACGCGATGTCCAGCGCCTGCCGCATGTGCGTCGCAAAGCTGAAAGTCCCTTGCACGCGCGGGACGGCGATGGCGTTCCTCGCCAGCTCGGTGCCGGCGGGGGTGGGGGCGTGCGCGGCACGCCGACGCCCAATGCGGCTCCACCACGGCTGCGCGGCCAGGTGCTCGAACCGGAAGCGGGCGTAGGTGAACGCCAGCACGCCGACGGCGATCCCCAGCCACAGCAGGCGCCGCCAAAGCAGCGCCCCCTCCAGCCGCAGCAGGCGCGTGTTCTTTTCGATGGGCGTCCAATCCGTCGTAACGTCGAAGATGGTCATGTGGGCCAGGGCGTCGAGCACCGTCGCCAGCGCCACCTGGTCCAGGAAGACCATGACGGCGACCATCCCGCCGTAGACCACCGAGAACAGGATCACGCTTCCCACGTAGCTGCCGATGGCCCGGCGCCCCCGCGTGGCCACCGCGAACTGGATGGCGGTGACGATGAAGGCGTTCGGCAGCGCGAGAAAGGCGTACGCGGTCAGGTAGGCCATCGGCCGGAACGGGCCGATCACCTGCGGATCAACGCCGGGCAGGTAGACGGCCAGCATCACGCCCACCGGCACCGCCAGCATGATCAGCGCGTTCAGGGCGAACGCGGCCAGGAACCGGCCACCCAGGTACTGTCCCCTGGTGACCGAGGCGGTCCAGGTGAGGGGATGCATCCCCGCCTCCACATCGCGCACCGCCACCTCGCCGGCGACGCCCGCGCCGAGCAAGAGCCAGAACAGGCTGCTCATGATGGTGACGACCGCGATGACGTACGGCGAGTTGATGTAGAAGTCCGCGTAGAGCGCGTCGGCCAGGAAGTTCTTCCGCACGAACAGGTACGCGACGACCACCATCGCCACGAACGGCAGCCAGGTGGAAAGCCGGCGCGCCTGGTAGGCGAACTCGAAGCGGAAGATCTCGCGCAGCTTCATGCCGCCGCCTCCGCCCGCTCGCGCCGCCTGCCGATGTGGCTGGCCATGGTGGCGAAGTAGACGTCCTCCAAATCCGGCTCGGCCGGCTCGAATCCGTGGCCGGGCGATCCGTCCGCGTAGACGTGCACGAGGGTCTTTCCGGCGAGCAGCTTGGTGGAGATCACCGCGTGCTCTCGCTCCATCTCCGCCAGCGCGCGCTTCTCGATCACGCTGCGCCAGATCCGGCCGCGCATCTGCTCGATGGCGCCCAGCGGCTCGGCTTCCAGCAGGATTTCGCCCCGGTCGATGATCGCCATCCGCGTGCACAGCTCGCTGACGTCCTCCACGATGTGCGTGGAAAGGATCACCGCGCTGTTCTCGCCCAGCTCGCTCAGCAGGTTAAGGAACCGCACGCGCTCTGCCGGGTCCAGCCCCGCCGTCGGCTCGTCGACGATCAGGAGCTTCGGGTTGCCCAGCAGCGCCACCGCCACGCCAAAGCGCTGCCGCATCCCGCCCGAGTAGCCGCCCAGCTTCTGCTTGCGCACGTCCCACAGGTTCGTCTGCCGGAGCAGCGCCTCCACCACCTCCCTGCGCGCCTTTTTGGCCGCGATGCCCTTGAGGATGGCGAAGTGCTCGAGCAGCTCCTCGGCGCTCACCTTGGGATACACGCCGAACTCCTGCGGCAGGTAGCCGAGCGTCTGCCGCACGCGGTCCTTTTCGCGCACGACGTCGATCTCGCCCAGGTGGATGGTCCCGCTGTCCGGCTCCTGCAGGGTGGCCAGAATGCGCATCAGCGTAGACTTGCCTGCGCCGTTGGGCCCCAGCAGGCCGTACATCCCCGCGGGAATCGTAAGCGAAACGTGATTCAGCGCCTGCACGCCGTTCGGGTAGATCTTGGATACGTCGCGGATCTGCAGTTCCATGGCTTTTCGCTGTGTACGACGCCCAGGCGGATCCGGCGCATCCGCCAGCGCTCCTGAGCACGAAGAACTTTACGATACAAAGAACTTGTGCGCAAGGGTACTACCACGTGGGGGCACTTACGGACGCGACATCCGCAAGAGGCAGACGTCTGGGTCCGCGAATCTCCTCTCGGCCTGCGTCCGTATTCTCCTCTGGGTAGCCGGCCATGCTTTCGGCGAACGAAGGTATCGCACACCGGCCCCGCACCCTGACCCTTGTGGGCCAGGGCGCTCACATCACGATCACAGGAAACCGTATGGCGAGGAAGCAGGAGGCGGGCAGTACCCCCGGACGGCGAAGTCCGAGGCCAGGACGTATGCGTTGCTGGCAGTGCTCCAGAGTATCCAGGATGAATGAGGACATGACCTGCCCTGCCTGTGGGATTTACAACCAGGTTCCGCCCAAGGAATCGTTAGGCTACCGGATCCTGATGTGGATCCTGTGGGTGGACGTGGCAGTCACGATAGGTACCGTCGTCTTGGTGGCGGAGAGCTGTGGCTGAAAGCCCCGCGGCGACGATGCCACGTGCCAGGTTCACGAAAGCGGTGTACTCCTCGCCCCCTCGCCCACTCCATCGCGCCGTCCCCCGCCCCGTGCAGTCTGCAGCCGAACTCCCCCATCCATCGCCAGTTCATCCTCCCGGTGCGTATCGCGCCAGCTTGATCGAGGAGTTTCGCCACCGCCTCGAGCGCGCCCAAGAACTCGGCCGCAACGTTCCGCGCGTGCACTCCCGGCCGGTCGCGCACGGCGCCGTCGACCGGCAGAACGAACGATCCGGTGGAGCTCGGGAACCCCGAACCCCACCGGATGCGTATCCTGGCACTACGCCAGGACCTTCGCCTTACATGGTCAGCGCGCCGGGGCGCCGCGTCCGGGCGTAGGCTCAGAGCGCCGGGGCGCGCATCCCGAGCCGCTGCTGCAGCCACACCAGGCGGTCGCGCGCGGCCTCGGCGTTCAGGCCGTGCCCCGCGTTGTACCAGAGGATCGTCTTCGGATCGCGCACCGCGGCGTGCAGCCGCTCGGCGTCGCGCGGCGGCACGAGGTCGTCCTGCCGCCCCGACTGCAGCAGGAGGGACGTCGGTGACGCGAAGCCGACGTACTTGATCGGCTCGATCGGGATCATCGACTCGAGCCAGCGCCGCCGCTCCGCGCAGGTGAGCCCGGCTAAGGCGCCGGCGTCCTCGGGGCTGGCGAAGTGCGAGACGAGCCCGCCGTCGGCCACCGCGAGGATGCCCGTCTTGAGCCGCCGCTCAATCCCGACGAAGAGCGCGCCCATCGTCCCGCCGTAGCTGAAGCCCACGAAACCGAGCCGACTCGCGTCCACGTCCGGGCGCGCCACGAGCACGTCCACGGCACGCTGCAGGTCGGTCATGAGCTGCACCTGCTCGGCGCTGTCAGCCTCGGTGAAGCGGAGCGAGCTGCCCCCGCGCCGCGCGAACGGGGCGTCGAGCGCCACCACCACCGCCCCGTGGCGCGCCAGCAGCACCCCTTCGCCCGTCATCTGTTGGGAGTTGCCCTGCATTCCGTGCTGCAGCAACAACCCCGCGAACGGGCCCGCACCCTCGGGCACGAAGAGCCGCCCCGTCGCGCGGCCGGTACCGCGCGGGCTGAGAAAGCTCAGTTGGTAGATCTGCACACCCGGCTGGGTGCCGATCGGCTGGAGCACCAGGTCGTAGGCCGCCGCGCGGTCGTAGGCGAACGCCGTCAGGGCCAAGGCGGGTGCCGGCGCATCGCTGAGCGTCGGGAGGCTGCACACGCCGCCGGGCGGGTCGGCAGGCAGGGCGCAAGCACCAGCGAGCAGGAACACAAGCAGTAGAGCGAAAGTGACGGAGCGCATGAGCATGGTGGCACCTCCACAGGAGTTGCAATTCAATTCAAGCTTGTCGGCAAAAAGACTTTCGTCAAGATGGCACCGCTATGGCGCCGGCAGGCGCTGTCGGCGATGATAGAGTTCTCAGGCGGCAGTGGGGCGCAGCGGTGGGCGAAGTGCCGGCTGGAACGGCGGCATCGGTCGAGACACGCTCTCCACTCTTCCGGCACCCTTCACTCGAAGTCGGCGGAACCATGTCCAGCCTCGTCCATAGATCCCGTTGGGTCGCAACGCCCCTGCTGATCGTGCTCGCCACCTCGGGGTGTCGCGAGCGGAGCGTGGTGCCGCGGCAGGCCGCCGCACCCGTCCCGCGAGCCGAGGTGAGCCTCCAGATCGACTACGCCGGCGCCGAGGCCATGATGGCGGCGCTGGAGCGCGACACCATCACCGATGCGGCGGTGGACTCGCTCCTCCAGATTCACGGCGTGAGCATGATGGTGGACAATGTCGTCCGCCTCGTCCCTGGTGTGCAGCGCGCTGATTTTGGCACCGCCCTCCAGAGGTTCCTGGGGACGGGCGACGTTGCGCAGGAGCACATCCACTTCAACCTGCCGAAGGCCCATGGCGAGCGGGAGCGCATCCGGAGGCTCCTCGCGCATCTCCGGGAGAATGAGCAGGCCGTGCTGGACCGGTTGCTCGCCATCATGGGTCCCTACACGCCGGAAACCGGTCCGCTCCATCTGAAGGCGTACCTGATGGCGGGGGGCACGTCCACTGGCTTCGTCCGCACCACGCCCGAGGGTGACGTGTTCTACTACAATCTCGCGGACGCGGCGGGAGACTGGGAGGGCGTGATGGCCCACATCACCCATGAGACCTTCCATCTCGTGCAGAAGGCGGCGTTCCGCCGGGTGCCGAGCCTCGCGGCCATGGCCGACTCGGCGGAGAGCCTCCCCCTGCCCGAGCGGACGCTGGCGACGGTCGTCGGCGAGGGCACCGCTGATCTGGTGTCGGACCCGGAGAGGTTCGGCGGTGGCGGCCCCGAGATCGCGCGCATGCGCCAGCGCTTCCGTACGGATGCCGAGCCCGCGCGCGTGCGTGCAAATTTCGCGCTCTTCGACACCACGTTTCAGCAGGTGGCCCGCAACGAGATCACCTGGCGGGAGGTTCTGGACCGGGGCTTCATGAGCAACCCCCGGTTCTATGCCCTCGGCTTCCAGATGGCGAAGGCGATCGAGCGTCACTGTGGAGCTGAGTGCATCCGCCGCCTGCTCCAGCAACGACCCGTCGAGTTCTTTCTCCAGTACATCTCCCTTTATCGTGAGCACCCGGAAATCGTGGGCCGCTTCGCCCCGGAGACGGAGCGATACCTCATGTCGCTCCGGTGAGGGCAGGACGGCGGGCCGGGTTCCGCTTCTCTCATCGCGCGGTACACTTCCAAGTGCGCATCTAGTCGGGGGCGACACGCCCGCAGCGCATCACCCCCGATCCGACTGTCGCCCGCCCCTCGCCAGCGCTGCTGCGACTACCACCGCCAACCGCCGGGGCTCCGCCTCCCTGCCATCCTCACGCAAGCGGTGCCACTCCGCGCGCCCTCGCCCACTCCATCGCGCTCTCCGCCGCCTCGCGGAGGGTGCAGCCGAACTCCAGCACTGCCTCGGCGACGAGCAGGTCCATCGCCAGCTCGTCCTCCGGTGCGTAGCGGGCCAGCTTGATCGAGGAGTTCGCGACCGCTTCGAGCGCGCCGAACCTGTCCGTCAGGATCTCCAGGAACCGCATCGGCGAGGGCAGTTGGTCTCGTTCCATGCTCACCTCCATCTCTTGACCCGCGCCGCCGAGCAGGGGTATCCTTTGCAGGCGAGCAGGCTTGCGGGTCTGTTCGAGTCGCGAGGCTGGCCAGGACTTCATGATGGGAGGAACGGTCAGCCTTGTCTCCTACCCTGCTGTCAGTAAGCTACCTGACAGAGCACGTTTTGTCAAGTGTGCTCCTGACAAAGACAAAAGTTGAACTTCAAAGCAGCGACCGACCGGCTGATCACCCGAGTAACGCTACCTGAGATCGCCGCAGCATGTGGTGCCTCGGTGAACTCGATCGAGCGTGCCAGAATGGATGCCGCGAGCGGCGGATATAGAAATCCGCCCGCAGGTTGGGAGCTTGCCGTCGCGAGGCTTGCTCGGGAGCGTAGCCACGAACTTCAATCGCTTGCCGAGGATTTGGAACGCCAGCACTGCAGCAGGACCTAACACAACGCCTGCAGGGGATGCGGGGCCCTCCATGAATTTCGCAGCGGCCACGCTTGCGTAGTGGCCGTCCACATCGACCCGTAGGCCGTTCGGCGCACACACGGCCCGGACCACTTCACGATTACGGTACCCAAATGCCCACTGATCAGCGGCTCCTCCACGCCCTCGCACTCGCGGCCAAGGAGTATACGCTTCGTACGATCAAGGATTTGTTTGTGTTGGCCGGCGCACAGCCGAACTGGAAGCGCGATATCGAGTTGCCG from Longimicrobium sp. encodes the following:
- a CDS encoding DUF5700 domain-containing putative Zn-dependent protease, which gives rise to MPAGTAASVETRSPLFRHPSLEVGGTMSSLVHRSRWVATPLLIVLATSGCRERSVVPRQAAAPVPRAEVSLQIDYAGAEAMMAALERDTITDAAVDSLLQIHGVSMMVDNVVRLVPGVQRADFGTALQRFLGTGDVAQEHIHFNLPKAHGERERIRRLLAHLRENEQAVLDRLLAIMGPYTPETGPLHLKAYLMAGGTSTGFVRTTPEGDVFYYNLADAAGDWEGVMAHITHETFHLVQKAAFRRVPSLAAMADSAESLPLPERTLATVVGEGTADLVSDPERFGGGGPEIARMRQRFRTDAEPARVRANFALFDTTFQQVARNEITWREVLDRGFMSNPRFYALGFQMAKAIERHCGAECIRRLLQQRPVEFFLQYISLYREHPEIVGRFAPETERYLMSLR
- the parS gene encoding type II toxin-antitoxin system Xre/ParS family antitoxin, giving the protein MATKSDTGRKATRSATKAVPTEKHGGARAGKESAVKELAEPRRFVPERAGSVIQKWYRLEVGGQARKAEALSGELRLAGKVAAGYPTRAVDDVISSGLVEPRVMYELVVSRRTLADRKQKEKLLSPEQSDRLARVLRVYARAEEAIGDMSRASRWLHKENRALEGKRPVDLLGTDAGTRAVERVLGRIEHGIVS
- a CDS encoding alpha/beta hydrolase family protein yields the protein MLMRSVTFALLLVFLLAGACALPADPPGGVCSLPTLSDAPAPALALTAFAYDRAAAYDLVLQPIGTQPGVQIYQLSFLSPRGTGRATGRLFVPEGAGPFAGLLLQHGMQGNSQQMTGEGVLLARHGAVVVALDAPFARRGGSSLRFTEADSAEQVQLMTDLQRAVDVLVARPDVDASRLGFVGFSYGGTMGALFVGIERRLKTGILAVADGGLVSHFASPEDAGALAGLTCAERRRWLESMIPIEPIKYVGFASPTSLLLQSGRQDDLVPPRDAERLHAAVRDPKTILWYNAGHGLNAEAARDRLVWLQQRLGMRAPAL
- a CDS encoding ABC transporter ATP-binding protein, which codes for MELQIRDVSKIYPNGVQALNHVSLTIPAGMYGLLGPNGAGKSTLMRILATLQEPDSGTIHLGEIDVVREKDRVRQTLGYLPQEFGVYPKVSAEELLEHFAILKGIAAKKARREVVEALLRQTNLWDVRKQKLGGYSGGMRQRFGVAVALLGNPKLLIVDEPTAGLDPAERVRFLNLLSELGENSAVILSTHIVEDVSELCTRMAIIDRGEILLEAEPLGAIEQMRGRIWRSVIEKRALAEMEREHAVISTKLLAGKTLVHVYADGSPGHGFEPAEPDLEDVYFATMASHIGRRRERAEAAA
- a CDS encoding oxygenase MpaB family protein gives rise to the protein MDFVERGSIVRRIWGDGDMILLVFAGSAAEFALNRAVDWLFFTGKLPADPIGRLFSTAGYAQHIVFADSQTAARTLDRIRAVHAAVEGQRGQRIPDWAHRDVLYMLIDYSERAHEMLARPLTADEQRELYDVFRRVGTGLGIPDLPRTYGEWRLDRELHLRRDLVHGEGTEALYAQYRKHLGPARYHLLLRLQAILTPGHVRGLLRLKGGAWLRPLLRIYPMLVRAGLRSIIQRLLMPSAYLEAARGLDYPAGEPSRAAQLCGMDRSGLHSQGQECSGRVGTSAWTRLVGLRRNS